The Microcebus murinus isolate Inina chromosome 28, M.murinus_Inina_mat1.0, whole genome shotgun sequence genome has a segment encoding these proteins:
- the TMED9 gene encoding transmembrane emp24 domain-containing protein 9 yields the protein MAAERGVRGVRPPPGPRLGGMMRTLLLLLLWFAARGTALYFHIGETEKKCFIEEIPDETMVIGNYRTQLYDKQREEYQPATPGLGMFVEVKDPEDKVILARQYGSEGRFTFTSHTPGEHQICLHSNSTKFSLFAGGMLRVHLDIQVGEHANDYAEIAAKDKLSELQLRVRQLVEQVEQIQKEQNYQRWREERFRQTSESTNQRVLWWSILQTLILVAIGVWQMRHLKSFFEAKKLV from the exons ATGGCCGCGGAGCGGGGCGTGCGGGGCGTCCGGCCCCCTCCCGGGCCCAGGCTGGGCGGAATGATGCGgaccctgctgctgctgctgctgtggttTGCGGCCCGCGGAACCGCGCTGTACTTTCACATCGGAGAGACGGAGAAGAAGTGCTTCATTGAGGAGATCCCGGACGAGACCATGGTCATAG GAAACTACCGGACGCAGCTGTATGACAAACAGCGAGAGGAGTACCAGCCGGCCACCCCCGGGCTCGGCATGTTTGTGGAGGTGAAGGACCCAGAGGACAAG gTCATTCTGGCCCGGCAGTATGGCTCTGAGGGCAGGTTCACTTTTACCTCCCATACCCCTGGTGAGCACCAGATCTGTCTTCACTCCAATTCCACCAAGTTCTCCCTCTTTGCTGGAGGTATGCTG AGAGTTCACCTGGACATCCAGGTGGGTGAACATGCCAACGACTATGCAGAAATTGCCGCCAAAGACAAGTTGAGTGAGTTGCAGCTACGAGTGCGACAGCTGGTGGAACAAGTGGAGCAGATCCAGAAAGAGCAGAACTACCAGCGG TGGCGAGAGGAGCGCTTCCGACAGACCAGTGAGAGCACCAACCAGCGGGTATTGTGGTGGTCCATTCTACAGACCCTCATCCTCGTGGCCATTGGTGTCTGGCAGATGCGGCATCTCAAGAGCTTCTTTGAAGCCAAGAAGCTGGTGTAG